One genomic segment of Helianthus annuus cultivar XRQ/B chromosome 14, HanXRQr2.0-SUNRISE, whole genome shotgun sequence includes these proteins:
- the LOC110908559 gene encoding UDP-glucuronate 4-epimerase 6, with protein sequence MASPPDTSKTTKLERYNSYIRRVNSTKLLAASSKLLFRVTLLVALILIFFFTFNYPPVSDNPNPGAHHLHTTSHLLSSAFYGSGAAWEKEVRRSSTPRRPNGFSVLVTGAGGFVGTHCSLALKKRGDGVLGLDNFNSYYDPSLKRARQKMLKQHEIFIVEGDLNDGELLAKLFDIVPFTHILHLAAQAGVRYAMENPQSYVSSNIAGFVNLLEVAKNADPQPAIVWASSSSVYGLNTENPFSESHRTDQPASLYAATKKAGEEIAHTYNHIYGLSITGLRFFTVYGPWGRPDMAYFFFTKDILQGKPINIYQTHDNQEVARDFTFIDDVVKGCLGSLDTAEKSTGKGGKKRGPAQLRIYNLGNTSPVTVGKLVSILESLLNVKAKKHVIKMPRNGDVPFTHANVSLAYNDFGYKPTTDLSTGLRKFVKWYVSYYGIQSRVKGSNAST encoded by the coding sequence ATGGCCTCACCGCCTGACACCAGCAAAACCACCAAGCTAGAACGCTACAACAGCTACATCAGGCGAGTCAACAGCACCAAGCTTCTAGCAGCTTCTTCCAAGCTCCTATTCCGTGTCACTCTTTTGGTTGCTTTGATATTAATATTCTTTTTCACTTTCAACTATCCCCCGGTTTCGGATAACCCCAATCCGGGGGCCCACCACCTCCACACCACTTCCCACCTCCTCTCCTCCGCTTTCTACGGCAGTGGAGCTGCGTGGGAGAAGGAGGTGCGCCGTTCCTCGACTCCCCGTCGCCCTAATGGATTTTCAGTCCTGGTTACGGGCGCCGGAGGGTTTGTTGGAACACACTGCTCGCTGGCGTTGAAGAAACGTGGCGACGGTGTTCTTGGTTTGGACAACTTCAACTCTTATTACGACCCGTCGTTGAAACGGGCGAGGCAAAAGATGTTGAAGCAACACGAGATCTTCATCGTTGAGGGAGATCTCAACGATGGAGAGTTGTTAGCGAAGCTTTTTGACATTGTACCGTTCACGCACATCCTGCACCTGGCGGCGCAGGCTGGCGTGCGGTACGCTATGGAGAATCCTCAATCGTATGTTAGCTCCAACATTGCTGGATTCGTTAACCTTTTAGAGGTTGCGAAAAACGCAGACCCCCAGCCCGCAATTGTTTGGGCCTCGTCTAGCTCGGTCTACGGTCTGAATACCGAGAACCCATTCTCGGAATCCCACCGGACAGACCAGCCAGCGAGTCTCTACGCCGCTACTAAAAAAGCAGGCGAAGAGATTGCCCACACATACAACCACATCTACGGGCTATCAATCACGGGTCTCCGATTCTTCACGGTTTACGGGCCGTGGGGCCGACCCGACATGGCTTACTTCTTCTTCACGAAAGACATACTTCAAGGAAAACCTATTAACATATACCAGACGCATGACAACCAAGAGGTGGCGCGTGACTTCACGTTCATCGACGACGTAGTAAAGGGGTGTTTAGGGTCGTTAGATACGGCGGAGAAGAGCACCGGAAAAGGCGGGAAGAAACGTGGGCCGGCCCAATTAAGGATATATAACTTGGGGAACACGTCGCCAGTGACGGTGGGGAAATTAGTGTCAATATTGGAAAGTTTATTGAACGTCAAGGCGAAAAAGCATGTGATTAAGATGCCACGAAACGGCGACGTTCCGTTCACCCATGCTAACGTGAGCCTGGCGTATAATGATTTCGGGTATAAACCGACTACTGATTTGTCAACCGGGTTGAGAAAGTTCGTTAAATGGTATGTAAGTTATTATGGGATTCAGTCAAGGGTAAAAGGGTCAAATGCTTCAACTTGA